One genomic segment of Methanothermococcus okinawensis IH1 includes these proteins:
- the cdhC gene encoding CO dehydrogenase/CO-methylating acetyl-CoA synthase complex subunit beta, with protein MAENIEIPVSVGPMNEGERVRGPDMQVELAGPKSYGFELVKVVDGASDKIEVIGKDIDEMEEGSRTPFAVIINVSGDSLEEDLEGVLERRVHEIFNYIEGVMHLNQRDSVWIRINKDAYNKGLRLKHIGKVIQDIYKAEFPFIKHVDVRLITEPDVVKEELEKAREIYNKRDEKTKNLHEEDVDTFYGCIMCQSFAPTHVCVITPDKPALCGGINYFDARAAAKIDPEGPIFEIPKGNCLDEIKGIYDNVNEVVYEKSGGAIKEITLHSVMDRPSTSCGCFEAITFYIPEVDGFGIVDRSYKGETPIGVPFSALAGQCSGGRQVEGFCGISVAYMKSPKFFQADGGWKRVVWLPRELKEKVKDGILEEMVDKIATEEDVSNIGELQEFLKNKNHPVVENWGAVEEEIVMDKEEVEGEESYESEETGISLPTMTMPAGFGGLPSNVKIILKNATIKAEKIIIMREDKKSKKK; from the coding sequence ATGGCTGAAAATATTGAAATTCCTGTTTCAGTAGGTCCAATGAATGAAGGAGAAAGAGTTAGAGGTCCAGATATGCAAGTGGAATTGGCTGGACCGAAATCTTATGGATTTGAATTGGTTAAGGTTGTAGATGGTGCATCGGACAAAATTGAAGTTATCGGAAAGGATATTGATGAAATGGAGGAAGGCAGTAGAACACCATTTGCAGTAATAATAAATGTTAGCGGTGACTCCTTAGAAGAAGATTTGGAAGGAGTATTGGAAAGAAGGGTTCATGAAATATTTAACTACATAGAAGGAGTTATGCATTTAAATCAAAGAGATAGTGTTTGGATTAGAATAAATAAAGATGCTTACAATAAAGGATTAAGATTAAAACATATCGGTAAGGTAATTCAAGATATATATAAGGCAGAATTCCCATTCATAAAACATGTGGATGTTAGGCTAATAACTGAACCAGATGTAGTTAAGGAAGAATTGGAAAAAGCAAGAGAAATATATAATAAAAGAGACGAAAAAACAAAAAACTTACATGAGGAGGATGTTGATACATTCTACGGTTGTATCATGTGTCAGAGTTTTGCTCCAACGCATGTATGCGTAATTACACCCGATAAACCTGCATTGTGTGGTGGTATAAATTATTTCGATGCAAGAGCTGCGGCTAAAATAGACCCTGAGGGACCAATATTTGAAATTCCAAAAGGAAATTGTTTAGATGAAATTAAGGGGATATATGATAATGTGAATGAAGTAGTTTATGAAAAGTCCGGAGGTGCTATCAAGGAGATAACATTACACAGTGTTATGGATAGACCTTCTACATCATGTGGCTGTTTTGAGGCTATTACATTTTATATTCCAGAAGTTGATGGATTTGGAATAGTTGATAGGAGTTATAAAGGAGAAACTCCAATAGGGGTACCATTTTCAGCACTTGCTGGGCAGTGCAGTGGTGGAAGGCAGGTTGAAGGATTTTGTGGTATAAGTGTAGCCTACATGAAATCGCCTAAATTCTTTCAGGCCGATGGAGGTTGGAAAAGGGTAGTTTGGCTACCCAGGGAATTAAAAGAAAAAGTAAAAGATGGAATTTTAGAAGAAATGGTTGATAAGATAGCAACAGAAGAAGATGTCTCAAATATAGGTGAATTACAGGAATTCTTAAAAAATAAAAACCATCCTGTTGTTGAGAACTGGGGAGCTGTGGAAGAAGAAATTGTAATGGATAAAGAAGAAGTTGAAGGAGAAGAATCCTATGAAAGTGAAGAAACTGGAATATCACTCCCTACCATGACAATGCCTGCTGGATTTGGTGGGCTACCATCAAATGTAAAAATAATCTTAAAAAATGCAACTATAAAAGCTGAAAAGATAATAATAATGAGAGAAGATAAAAAATCTAAGAAAAAATAA
- a CDS encoding 4Fe-4S dicluster domain-containing protein has product MNPKLIVLDPSKCTGCNDCINKCKEIHGISRVKKAGNIPIFCMQCENAPCMNICPVNAIYLKENIPIVNKERCIGCGMCEIACPIGAIFIEEKVAHKCTLCLDTDRITPACVEACKDNALKLICDECLDMIKDDRRNKLIKIISEEWRQEI; this is encoded by the coding sequence ATGAACCCAAAGCTAATAGTTCTTGACCCTTCAAAATGCACAGGATGTAATGATTGTATCAATAAATGTAAAGAAATCCACGGTATAAGCAGAGTTAAAAAAGCAGGAAATATTCCAATATTCTGTATGCAGTGTGAAAATGCTCCTTGTATGAACATTTGCCCAGTCAATGCCATATATTTAAAAGAAAATATTCCTATTGTAAATAAAGAGAGATGCATAGGATGTGGAATGTGTGAAATTGCCTGTCCTATTGGGGCAATATTTATCGAGGAAAAGGTAGCACATAAATGCACATTGTGTTTAGATACAGACAGAATTACTCCTGCATGTGTGGAGGCTTGTAAGGATAATGCCTTAAAATTAATATGTGATGAGTGTCTTGATATGATAAAAGACGATAGAAGAAATAAATTAATAAAAATAATATCCGAAGAATGGAGGCAGGAAATTTAA
- a CDS encoding carbon monoxide dehydrogenase beta subunit family protein encodes MLGKTTPYQPTAGSNLNHAEIVSTKIAVSMIKRSKNPILILGPKEEELEYLEHLNIEKIYTPRDMNLLDAIKKISDEKKHDLVIFSGITYYYLAQALTHLKHFSDSITLTIDRKYHPNAKYSFPNMEKEEHLEAIKRLVMLLNNP; translated from the coding sequence ATGCTTGGAAAAACTACACCTTATCAGCCTACTGCTGGTTCAAATTTAAACCATGCCGAAATTGTGAGCACAAAAATAGCCGTTAGTATGATTAAAAGAAGTAAAAATCCAATATTGATATTGGGACCTAAGGAGGAAGAGCTCGAATATTTAGAACATCTTAATATTGAAAAAATATATACTCCACGAGATATGAACTTATTAGATGCTATAAAAAAGATTTCTGATGAAAAAAAACATGATTTGGTAATATTTTCAGGTATAACATATTATTATCTTGCTCAGGCACTAACTCATCTAAAACATTTTTCAGATTCAATTACATTAACCATTGATAGAAAATATCACCCAAATGCCAAATATTCTTTTCCAAATATGGAAAAAGAAGAACATTTGGAGGCCATAAAACGGCTTGTAATGTTATTAAATAATCCATAA
- the cdhA gene encoding CO dehydrogenase/acetyl-CoA synthase complex subunit alpha has protein sequence MKVEGDIKKIVSPLLKSKNLKITGSIKIGDNEEFHEDWEPMGPTPKPKIPDLRKWDFKLLKRYPPFYMPICDMCCLCTFGKCDLSRGKKGACGINIKAQQSRIVLIACCIGAACHAGHSRHVLHSLIERLGKDYPIDLGNSIDVEAPITRTVMGIKPKTLGDLEKVLDYCEEQITHLLSAAHTGQEGSYLDFESKSLHAGMIDDLAREVGDLAQIVGYNMPKGDIDAPLIEMGLKCVNKNKPVILCIGHNVVPGAEIMDYIENNNLEDEIEVCGICCTAIDVSRYNDRAKVIGPLSRQLMFVRSGVADVVVVDEQCIRTDILEESINTGAVLIATNEKMCLGLEDLSHLSEDEIIAKILRDRAGLILDEYKVGKVATELARIISKERKDKKDKCLPTLEEVRVLANKCTECGWCDRVCPNSFEVMNAMIGAKEGNFDKFKELYRKCYGCGRCECECERKLPIVSMTTKVGDYFFKDWDFKMRAGRGPVQDVEIRNVGAPIVFGDIPGIVALVGCSNHPNGEEEVAMIAKEFLERKYIVVTTGCAAMAIGMWKDKDGKTLYDKYPGEFKAGGLVNCGSCLSNCHVTGAAIKVANIFARLPLRGNYEEVADYILNKVGAVGVAWGAMSQKAASIATGANRWGVPVITGPHSTKYRRMYLSDGKDFEVFDKASKEYMKIGPVPEHLITSAENMKECICMIPKLCMRASDGPKGRGMKVYHYVSVYEKYFGCMPPDLEKFVRTEADIPFMMKDKILNYLKEKNWKPREKIPKDPTLIY, from the coding sequence ATGAAAGTAGAAGGAGATATAAAAAAAATAGTATCACCATTATTAAAATCTAAAAACCTTAAAATAACAGGTAGTATAAAAATAGGAGATAATGAAGAATTCCATGAAGATTGGGAGCCTATGGGACCTACCCCTAAACCAAAAATACCTGATTTAAGAAAATGGGATTTCAAACTTTTAAAAAGATATCCTCCATTTTACATGCCAATCTGTGATATGTGCTGTTTATGCACCTTTGGAAAGTGTGATTTAAGTAGGGGAAAAAAGGGAGCCTGCGGTATCAATATAAAAGCCCAACAGTCAAGAATAGTATTGATAGCCTGCTGTATAGGGGCAGCATGTCATGCTGGTCATAGTAGGCATGTTTTACATTCATTAATAGAACGATTAGGAAAAGATTACCCAATAGACTTAGGAAACAGCATAGATGTAGAAGCTCCAATTACCAGAACCGTTATGGGCATAAAACCAAAAACACTTGGAGACTTAGAAAAGGTATTGGACTACTGTGAAGAACAGATTACCCATTTACTTTCAGCTGCACACACAGGTCAAGAAGGTAGCTATTTAGATTTTGAAAGTAAATCCTTACATGCTGGTATGATAGATGATTTAGCACGGGAAGTTGGAGACCTCGCTCAAATCGTTGGATATAATATGCCGAAAGGAGACATAGACGCTCCACTTATAGAAATGGGGCTTAAATGCGTTAATAAAAATAAACCTGTAATATTGTGCATAGGGCATAATGTCGTTCCTGGTGCCGAGATAATGGATTATATAGAAAACAATAATTTAGAAGATGAAATAGAGGTATGTGGAATATGCTGCACTGCAATAGATGTAAGTAGATACAATGACAGGGCAAAAGTGATAGGTCCTCTTTCAAGACAGTTAATGTTTGTTAGAAGTGGGGTGGCAGATGTTGTGGTAGTGGATGAACAGTGCATAAGAACTGATATTCTTGAAGAATCCATTAATACGGGGGCTGTTTTAATAGCCACCAATGAAAAAATGTGTTTAGGGCTGGAAGATTTATCCCATTTAAGCGAAGATGAAATAATAGCCAAAATATTGAGAGATAGGGCTGGTTTGATACTTGACGAATATAAAGTTGGAAAAGTGGCAACTGAGCTCGCAAGAATTATATCAAAAGAGAGAAAGGATAAAAAAGATAAATGTCTGCCTACATTAGAAGAGGTTAGAGTTCTTGCAAACAAATGTACAGAATGTGGATGGTGTGATAGAGTATGTCCAAACTCCTTCGAGGTAATGAATGCCATGATAGGGGCAAAAGAAGGTAATTTCGATAAATTTAAAGAATTATATAGAAAATGTTATGGCTGTGGAAGATGTGAATGTGAATGTGAAAGAAAACTTCCAATTGTATCCATGACTACAAAGGTTGGAGATTACTTCTTTAAGGATTGGGACTTTAAAATGAGGGCAGGTAGAGGACCTGTTCAAGATGTTGAAATAAGAAACGTAGGAGCTCCGATTGTATTTGGTGATATTCCAGGAATTGTGGCATTGGTAGGATGTTCCAATCATCCAAATGGTGAAGAAGAGGTTGCAATGATTGCCAAAGAGTTCTTAGAGAGAAAATACATAGTTGTAACAACGGGATGTGCAGCAATGGCAATAGGAATGTGGAAAGATAAAGATGGCAAAACATTATACGATAAATATCCGGGGGAATTTAAAGCAGGCGGTCTTGTAAATTGTGGAAGCTGTTTAAGTAATTGCCATGTTACCGGAGCTGCCATAAAAGTGGCAAACATATTTGCAAGACTTCCATTAAGGGGCAATTATGAAGAAGTTGCAGATTATATATTAAACAAAGTTGGAGCTGTTGGTGTAGCGTGGGGTGCTATGTCCCAAAAAGCTGCTTCAATTGCCACAGGGGCAAATAGGTGGGGAGTTCCTGTTATTACAGGACCCCACTCAACAAAATATAGAAGGATGTATTTAAGTGATGGAAAGGACTTTGAGGTATTTGACAAAGCCAGCAAAGAATATATGAAAATAGGTCCTGTGCCAGAACATCTTATAACATCTGCTGAAAATATGAAAGAATGCATCTGTATGATTCCAAAACTTTGTATGAGGGCATCAGATGGACCAAAGGGACGAGGTATGAAAGTATATCATTATGTAAGCGTATATGAAAAATATTTCGGATGCATGCCACCAGATTTAGAAAAATTCGTTAGAACAGAAGCAGATATACCATTTATGATGAAAGACAAAATATTAAATTATTTAAAAGAGAAAAATTGGAAACCTAGGGAAAAAATACCAAAAGACCCAACCTTAATATATTAA
- the ilvC gene encoding ketol-acid reductoisomerase, which yields MKVYYDQDTNLDAVKDKTIAVIGYGSQGRAQALNMKDSGLNVIVGLRPNGASWEKAKADGHTVMTIEEAAEKADVIHILIPDEVQADVYNKQIKQYLTEGKTLGFSHGYNIHYGYIVPPEGVNVIMVAPKSPGAMVRKTYEEGFGVPGLVCVEKDETGDALDIALGMAKAEGLTRAGVIKTTFREETETDLFGEQAVLCGGVTELIKAGFETLVEAGYAPEMAYFETCNELKLIVDLIYQKGLAGMWHDVSNTAEYGGISRRERVVNEESRKAMKEILKEIQDGRFAREWALENISGRPHLNAMRRLENEHLLETTGKKLRKMCGLEKD from the coding sequence ATGAAAGTATATTATGACCAAGATACAAATCTTGATGCAGTAAAAGATAAAACAATAGCAGTAATTGGATACGGTAGCCAAGGTAGAGCTCAGGCTTTAAACATGAAAGATAGCGGTTTAAATGTAATAGTAGGTTTGAGACCAAACGGAGCTTCATGGGAAAAGGCAAAAGCAGATGGACATACTGTAATGACAATAGAAGAAGCCGCAGAAAAGGCAGATGTAATACATATACTTATACCTGATGAAGTTCAGGCAGATGTTTATAACAAACAGATAAAACAGTATTTAACAGAAGGAAAAACATTAGGATTTTCACATGGATACAACATACACTACGGATATATTGTTCCACCAGAAGGAGTAAATGTAATTATGGTTGCTCCAAAATCACCAGGTGCTATGGTTAGAAAAACATACGAAGAAGGTTTTGGTGTTCCAGGTTTAGTATGTGTTGAAAAGGACGAAACAGGAGATGCATTGGATATAGCTCTTGGAATGGCTAAGGCAGAAGGTTTAACAAGAGCAGGAGTAATTAAAACAACATTTAGAGAAGAAACAGAAACAGACCTCTTTGGAGAACAGGCTGTATTATGTGGTGGAGTAACAGAGCTCATAAAAGCAGGATTTGAAACACTTGTTGAGGCAGGATATGCTCCTGAAATGGCATACTTTGAAACCTGCAACGAGTTGAAATTAATCGTTGATTTAATATACCAAAAAGGACTTGCTGGAATGTGGCATGATGTTTCAAACACCGCTGAATATGGTGGAATATCCAGAAGAGAAAGAGTTGTAAATGAAGAATCAAGAAAAGCAATGAAAGAAATCTTAAAAGAAATACAGGATGGAAGATTTGCAAGAGAATGGGCATTAGAAAATATAAGTGGCAGACCTCATTTAAATGCTATGAGAAGATTGGAAAATGAACATTTACTCGAAACAACAGGTAAAAAATTAAGAAAAATGTGTGGATTAGAAAAAGATTAA
- a CDS encoding sulfite exporter TauE/SafE family protein, translated as MDLIIIFSLVILGMFIGFISGLLGIGGGFIIVPVLIYLFDFIGIPTDISVKMAVGTSLFVIFLTSLAGAHKHSLNKNVIWKYSLILGLFGIFGSIVGVNIVVGYLSGNLHKMLFGIFLIFVSLHILYSNFKNKNNLSIIENRNISDIKCKCKDIGVVGFLTGFLSSVFGIGGGIIIVPFLNIFLKFPIKSAIGTSLGMMIIVSFVGLLGYMFSSCPFNQNIYNIGYVSLLTGLIISPTAMIFSKYGAKIAYKTKSESLRIVLSIILMIVGIKMIV; from the coding sequence ATGGATTTAATCATTATCTTTTCACTGGTTATTTTGGGAATGTTCATTGGTTTTATATCAGGCTTATTAGGAATAGGTGGCGGTTTTATAATTGTGCCTGTATTGATATATCTATTTGATTTTATAGGCATTCCTACGGATATTTCTGTAAAAATGGCAGTAGGAACAAGTTTATTTGTAATCTTTTTGACATCGCTTGCAGGAGCTCATAAACATAGTTTGAACAAAAATGTGATATGGAAATATTCTTTAATTCTCGGATTATTTGGGATATTTGGTTCAATTGTAGGTGTTAATATTGTTGTAGGTTATTTGAGTGGAAATTTACATAAAATGTTATTTGGTATATTTTTGATTTTTGTTTCATTGCACATATTGTATAGTAATTTTAAAAATAAGAATAATTTGAGTATAATTGAAAACAGAAATATTTCCGATATCAAATGTAAATGTAAAGATATTGGTGTTGTAGGTTTTTTAACGGGCTTTTTATCGTCTGTTTTTGGAATAGGTGGTGGAATAATAATTGTTCCATTCCTAAATATTTTTTTAAAATTTCCAATAAAATCGGCAATTGGAACATCTCTTGGCATGATGATAATCGTTTCATTTGTTGGGTTGTTGGGATATATGTTTAGCTCCTGTCCATTTAACCAGAATATTTATAATATAGGTTATGTTTCGCTACTTACGGGATTAATTATATCACCTACTGCCATGATATTTTCTAAATATGGAGCAAAAATTGCTTATAAAACAAAATCAGAAAGTTTAAGGATCGTGTTGTCAATTATACTGATGATTGTTGGTATTAAAATGATAGTATGA
- a CDS encoding phosphoadenosine phosphosulfate reductase domain-containing protein translates to MKTILGKIHLKWCKNCNVPVLDKKCGICGNDTTPVKLTPPADARPAFKEDIFMINNILKNNFGVNENIFKNKIVLINKIPGKDYMKEIIYDGLVFGILKYNEEIKEDNDNEKKWSIIPTVEGARRIINAGANKKIIVIKKDVVPFILKKHASVLRPGVLKVSEDIAKDDDIIILVENEEKNNFKDIHVLGVGRARMNYNEIINSEKGMVAKVRHAETPKEANYLKETGNFEESINKMIEANEDAINKFESNSVGFMRNTIKDRTNMPPVVAYSGGKDSLVVLLLAFKAFNNENINFEVLFTDTTLELPETLKNINDVETKYNINIIKAKSDDFWEKLEEYGPPGRDYRWCSEVCKMKPLEKIINNIYPNGCLTFVGLRKYESMNRSKKPRIWKSPHIEKQMLSAPILNWSAMHVWIYLFKNKAPYNKLYEKCFDRVGCYMCPAMELGEIELIKKLYPELWKKWEDFLINYAKRNNLDEKWVKSGWRWKYKN, encoded by the coding sequence ATGAAAACAATACTTGGAAAGATTCATTTAAAATGGTGTAAAAATTGCAATGTGCCTGTTCTTGATAAAAAATGTGGAATTTGTGGAAATGATACAACACCTGTAAAATTAACGCCCCCCGCCGATGCAAGACCTGCATTTAAAGAAGATATATTTATGATTAACAATATATTAAAAAATAATTTTGGAGTTAATGAAAATATTTTTAAAAATAAAATAGTTTTAATAAATAAAATCCCAGGAAAAGACTATATGAAGGAGATAATATACGATGGATTAGTTTTTGGGATTTTGAAGTATAATGAAGAAATTAAAGAAGACAATGACAATGAAAAAAAGTGGTCAATAATACCTACTGTTGAAGGAGCTCGGAGAATAATAAATGCAGGAGCTAATAAAAAAATAATTGTTATAAAAAAAGATGTTGTTCCATTCATTCTAAAAAAACATGCATCGGTTTTAAGACCTGGGGTTTTAAAGGTATCTGAAGATATAGCAAAAGATGATGATATAATCATTTTGGTTGAAAATGAAGAAAAAAATAATTTTAAAGATATACATGTGTTAGGGGTTGGAAGAGCCAGAATGAATTATAACGAAATAATCAATTCAGAAAAAGGTATGGTGGCAAAGGTCAGGCATGCCGAAACACCGAAAGAGGCAAATTACCTAAAAGAGACAGGAAATTTCGAAGAGTCCATAAATAAAATGATTGAAGCAAATGAGGATGCAATAAATAAATTTGAAAGTAATTCAGTAGGTTTTATGAGGAATACTATAAAAGATAGAACAAATATGCCACCCGTAGTTGCGTATTCTGGTGGAAAAGATAGTCTTGTAGTGCTTTTACTTGCATTTAAGGCATTTAATAATGAAAATATAAATTTTGAGGTATTATTTACAGATACAACATTGGAGCTCCCTGAAACTTTAAAAAATATAAATGATGTTGAAACCAAATATAATATAAATATAATTAAAGCAAAATCAGACGATTTTTGGGAGAAACTTGAAGAATATGGACCTCCTGGAAGGGATTACAGATGGTGCAGTGAAGTATGTAAGATGAAGCCCCTTGAAAAGATAATAAATAATATATATCCAAATGGTTGTTTAACATTTGTAGGTTTAAGGAAGTATGAATCTATGAACCGTTCAAAAAAGCCGAGAATTTGGAAAAGTCCCCACATTGAAAAGCAAATGCTTTCTGCTCCAATATTAAATTGGTCTGCTATGCATGTATGGATATATTTATTTAAAAACAAAGCACCTTATAATAAGTTATATGAAAAATGTTTTGATAGAGTAGGATGCTATATGTGTCCTGCTATGGAGCTCGGAGAAATTGAATTGATTAAAAAATTATATCCTGAGCTCTGGAAAAAATGGGAAGATTTTTTAATAAATTATGCAAAGAGAAATAATTTAGATGAGAAATGGGTAAAAAGCGGTTGGAGATGGAAATATAAAAATTAA
- a CDS encoding energy-converting hydrogenase B subunit P → MPKMVLLPKLTMALGGYIRETVMPYGEDEAKPFPYRNVIVGNPTDEPIKIDVPVYDDEWVERHKKLGLIVVPVSVEDDFVGLYKMVQERVKKA, encoded by the coding sequence ATGCCAAAGATGGTTTTACTTCCAAAACTTACAATGGCTCTTGGAGGATATATAAGGGAAACAGTAATGCCTTATGGTGAGGATGAGGCAAAACCATTTCCTTATAGAAATGTAATTGTTGGTAATCCTACGGATGAACCTATAAAGATAGATGTGCCTGTATATGATGATGAGTGGGTAGAGAGGCATAAAAAACTTGGTTTAATAGTAGTTCCAGTAAGTGTTGAAGACGATTTTGTAGGTTTATACAAAATGGTGCAGGAAAGGGTAAAAAAAGCTTAA
- a CDS encoding TIGR02253 family HAD-type hydrolase yields the protein MIKGVLFDLDDTLYDSSSFADRARREAIKMMIDAGLKATEEEAYNVLQRIIKQKGSNYNKHFDDLVKAIMGHYEPKIITMGIITYHNVKFALLRPYPDTIKTLIALKKMGLKLGVITDGITIKQWEKLIRLGIVDFFDEVITSEEFGLGKPNKEFFEYGIKKMDLNPDEAVYVGDRVDKDIIPANDVGMHAVRILKGKYKNLDGNCAYEVNNLFEVVDIIKKLKKS from the coding sequence ATGATAAAAGGAGTGTTATTTGACTTAGATGACACACTCTACGACTCTTCGAGTTTTGCAGATAGAGCTCGGAGGGAAGCAATAAAAATGATGATAGATGCAGGATTAAAAGCCACAGAGGAGGAGGCTTATAATGTCCTTCAAAGAATAATAAAACAAAAAGGTTCTAATTATAACAAACATTTTGATGACCTTGTGAAAGCTATTATGGGACATTACGAACCAAAGATAATAACCATGGGGATAATTACATACCATAATGTAAAATTTGCCCTTTTAAGACCATATCCCGATACTATAAAAACACTTATAGCCTTAAAAAAAATGGGATTAAAATTAGGTGTAATTACCGATGGTATCACAATAAAGCAATGGGAAAAACTTATACGATTGGGTATTGTGGATTTTTTTGATGAAGTAATAACCTCGGAAGAATTTGGATTAGGAAAGCCCAATAAAGAGTTCTTTGAATACGGTATTAAAAAGATGGATTTAAATCCAGATGAGGCAGTATATGTTGGAGATAGGGTGGATAAGGATATAATTCCTGCCAATGATGTTGGCATGCATGCTGTAAGGATATTAAAGGGAAAATATAAAAATTTAGACGGTAATTGTGCCTATGAGGTAAATAATTTGTTTGAAGTAGTCGATATTATAAAAAAACTTAAAAAAAGCTAA
- the cobS gene encoding adenosylcobinamide-GDP ribazoletransferase gives MFKNILIKINGAVDGIRGLISFMTRIPMGNFKSGFEEISKYFVFVIFIGMFIGFIGSIVAYPFFYLGIKSYMLIGALVLFVMLYIQGFHHVDGLGDYGDAWMVMGIARKKLEVMRDKNMGVGAFMFIFFTELISVASIGYLYEITYSNFLLFAKFIILVESCSRLGLLTCACCGIPSKDGTGRYFVKNTDEYHLFIGYLILMILSFVMNIPKIGVICSTFTVFFGVFMAWNSNKSLKCVTGDVLGASTELTRALVYIVLIFSLYIY, from the coding sequence ATGTTCAAAAACATATTAATTAAAATAAACGGTGCAGTGGATGGTATAAGGGGGTTAATATCGTTCATGACAAGAATACCTATGGGAAATTTTAAAAGTGGTTTTGAGGAGATATCCAAATATTTTGTATTTGTTATATTCATAGGTATGTTTATTGGTTTTATAGGTTCAATTGTAGCATATCCATTTTTTTATTTGGGTATTAAATCCTATATGCTTATAGGAGCTCTTGTATTGTTTGTTATGTTATATATTCAAGGATTTCATCATGTTGATGGATTGGGTGATTATGGCGATGCCTGGATGGTTATGGGAATTGCAAGAAAGAAGTTGGAGGTAATGAGAGATAAAAATATGGGTGTTGGGGCATTTATGTTTATATTTTTTACAGAGCTCATATCGGTGGCCTCAATAGGATATCTGTATGAAATAACATATTCGAATTTTTTACTATTTGCGAAATTTATTATATTGGTGGAATCCTGTTCAAGATTAGGATTATTGACTTGTGCATGCTGTGGAATACCTTCAAAAGACGGCACAGGTAGATATTTTGTTAAGAACACTGATGAGTATCATTTATTTATAGGATATTTGATATTGATGATACTTTCATTTGTTATGAATATTCCAAAAATAGGGGTGATATGCTCTACATTTACGGTGTTTTTTGGCGTGTTTATGGCATGGAATTCAAATAAATCTCTAAAATGCGTTACAGGTGATGTATTAGGGGCATCCACCGAATTAACCAGAGCTCTGGTATATATAGTCCTTATATTTTCATTATATATTTATTAA
- a CDS encoding DUF2121 family protein, with product MSIVIGYYGNNGAVVAGDRRNIMFRGNPEKRAELEKDLYCGKIKNEEELKNRAEELGVKIFIEDERTKVKKIGDVLVGEVKSIGADSKRRKMYLTKGNCAIVDILNDTITNKSIKNGSSIIIFGNKYLKDIVQKELKKYMNNFGKMDILDVKNTIENALKKCDGPTLSPELDILHTNKKVFNLEEIIEKDLNDLKEYRNDLKQKMIDFKKVMIIADKIENNGEVGIIKNGKLVLDDNHIAIDKVCPNPKLFNEIEIEGDVEDGDVVLIEDGSLKIKGKDIPLAINHIICKK from the coding sequence ATGAGTATTGTAATAGGCTATTATGGAAATAATGGGGCAGTGGTAGCAGGAGATAGACGAAATATAATGTTTAGGGGCAATCCTGAAAAAAGAGCAGAGCTCGAAAAAGACCTATATTGTGGAAAAATAAAAAATGAAGAAGAATTAAAAAATAGGGCAGAGGAATTAGGCGTTAAAATATTTATAGAAGATGAAAGAACAAAAGTAAAAAAGATAGGCGATGTCCTTGTTGGTGAAGTTAAATCCATAGGGGCAGACTCCAAAAGACGAAAAATGTATCTAACAAAGGGGAATTGTGCAATTGTAGATATATTGAATGATACAATTACAAATAAATCTATCAAAAATGGAAGTAGTATAATAATCTTTGGAAATAAATATCTAAAAGATATTGTCCAAAAAGAATTAAAAAAATATATGAATAATTTTGGAAAAATGGATATCTTGGATGTAAAAAATACCATTGAAAATGCCTTGAAAAAATGCGATGGTCCTACACTATCTCCTGAGCTCGACATTTTACATACCAATAAAAAGGTATTTAACCTCGAAGAAATTATTGAAAAAGATTTAAATGACTTAAAAGAATACAGAAATGACTTAAAACAAAAGATGATAGATTTTAAAAAAGTAATGATTATAGCAGATAAAATAGAAAATAACGGGGAAGTTGGAATTATTAAAAATGGAAAACTTGTTTTGGATGATAACCATATTGCAATAGACAAGGTATGTCCAAATCCAAAACTGTTTAACGAAATAGAAATTGAAGGAGATGTCGAAGATGGAGATGTCGTATTAATCGAAGATGGAAGCTTAAAAATAAAAGGAAAGGATATACCATTGGCAATAAATCATATTATATGCAAAAAATAA